The proteins below are encoded in one region of Polypterus senegalus isolate Bchr_013 chromosome 2, ASM1683550v1, whole genome shotgun sequence:
- the LOC120524159 gene encoding olfactory receptor 1052-like has translation MPNATVTVSEFVLHCAIETDKMTFTIVALAFIYLVSLFGNLMVIMVIIMNPHLQSPMFFYIGTLAVIDVVNSSNLIPRMLAVLLFKAATVPYGPCLLQLSVVYHLGLAESFLLSLMACDRYVAVVYPLRYPSIVTKKTVWFSILLVNIFSAAILTPYMVFATELSFCRSNILPYCFCDFVTMVHVSCTEDPRHLTLLSSTTIITGVGTLGVILLSYGRIIVAALKISSAEGKKKAFSTLLTHLLVVCLFYFPLMTSYILPGIGVQLSAEAYNVLVIIAIMVPPMMNPIIYSFRNKEIKGSIYRLWTGKRVDPDSH, from the coding sequence ATGCCTAACGCCACTGTCACAGTGTCGGAGTTTGTTCTGCATTGTGCAATCGAAACGGACAAGATGACCTTTACCATCGTGGCCCTTGCCTTCATCTATCTGGTGTCACTCTTTGGAAACCTGATGGTAATTATGGTCATAATCATGAACCCTCACCTTCAGAGCCCCATGTTTTTCTACATCGGCACCTTAGCAGTGATTGACGTGGTCAACAGCAGCAACCTCATCCCTCGAATGCTGGCCGTCCTGCTTTTTAAGGCCGCCACTGTCCCATACGGGCCCTGCTTGCTCCAGCTTTCAGTGGTGTACCATCTCGGGTTGGCAGAAAGCTTTCTTTTGTCTCTTATGGCCTGTGATCGCTATGTAGCTGTTGTGTACCCCCTGAGGTACCCCTCTATTGTGACTAAAAAGACAGTTTGGTTCAGCATCTTACTAGTGAATATATTTTCTGCTGCCATCCTCACCCCCTACATGGTTTTTGCTACAGAACTTTCATTTTGCCGCAGTAATATCCTACCTTACTGTTTCTGTGATTTTGTCACAATGGTTCATGTCTCTTGCACAGAAGACCCCAGACACCTAACACTTTTATCCAGCACCACAATAATCACAGGTGTTGGAACCTTAGGAGTCATCCTCCTTTCCTATGGCAGGATTATCGTGGCTGCCCTGAAGATCTCTTCAGCAGAAGGGAAGAAGAAAGCTTTCAGCACTCTTCTCACCCACCTTCTGGTGGTCTGCCTGTTCTATTTTCCACTGATGACTTCTTATATATTACCAGGAATTGGAGTGCAGTTGTCTGCAGAAGCTTACAATGTGCTGGTCATCATAGCCATTATGGTGCCCCCCATGATGAATCCTATCATCTACAGCTTCAGGAACAAGGAGATCAAGGGGAGCATTTACAGGCTGTGGACAGGGAAGAGAGTGGATCCAGACAGCCATTAA